The following coding sequences lie in one Paenibacillus durus ATCC 35681 genomic window:
- a CDS encoding amino acid ABC transporter ATP-binding protein, whose translation MITVKNLQKAFGKLEILKGIDLAIEKGEVIVVIGPSGSGKSTFLRCLNLLEQPTGGEITFEGQSITDRKHDINATREKMGMVFQQFNLFPHKTVLQNITLAPLKVKKQSSAEADKIAMDLLRTVGLEDKKDAYPSQLSGGQKQRIAIARALAMQPHVMLFDEPTSALDPEMVGEVLEVMKKLAEQGMTMVIVTHEMGFAREVGDRILFMDGGFIVEQGTPAEVFGSPKHARTKDFLSKVL comes from the coding sequence GTGATCACCGTTAAGAACTTGCAAAAGGCATTTGGCAAGCTGGAAATTCTGAAAGGCATCGATCTTGCGATAGAAAAAGGCGAAGTGATTGTCGTCATCGGTCCCAGCGGCTCGGGAAAAAGCACCTTTTTGCGCTGTCTGAATCTGCTGGAGCAGCCGACAGGCGGGGAAATTACCTTTGAAGGACAGTCCATTACGGACCGGAAGCATGATATCAATGCCACTCGCGAAAAAATGGGCATGGTCTTCCAGCAGTTCAATCTGTTCCCGCACAAGACCGTGCTGCAAAACATTACGCTGGCTCCGCTCAAGGTCAAGAAGCAGTCTTCTGCGGAGGCGGACAAAATAGCGATGGACCTGCTGCGCACCGTCGGTCTCGAAGATAAAAAGGATGCCTATCCGTCGCAGCTCTCGGGCGGGCAGAAGCAGCGGATCGCCATCGCCCGCGCGCTTGCCATGCAGCCGCATGTCATGCTGTTCGACGAGCCGACCTCGGCGCTTGACCCCGAGATGGTGGGCGAGGTGCTTGAGGTCATGAAGAAGCTGGCCGAGCAGGGCATGACTATGGTCATCGTTACCCATGAAATGGGCTTTGCCCGCGAGGTAGGGGACCGGATTCTGTTCATGGACGGCGGGTTTATCGTCGAGCAGGGAACGCCTGCCGAGGTGTTCGGCAGCCCGAAGCACGCCAGAACGAAGGATTTCCTGAGCAAGGTTTTGTAA
- a CDS encoding amino acid ABC transporter permease, with product MNLLNMAYEYRGFFLTGLQYTLLLAVIGVICGFVLGIVVALLRMSSFRVLRWIAAAWVEFLRGTPMLVQLFIIHYGLPSIGLEFTAIESGAITLTINSSAYLAEIFRAGIQGVDRGQSEASRSLGMTQAMTMRYIILPQALKNVLPAIGNEFITIIKESSIVGMIGAMDLLFQARTITTITYDGLTPLLVIALMYFILTFTLSKVLGRLERRWSAGDHR from the coding sequence ATGAATTTACTGAATATGGCCTATGAATACCGCGGCTTTTTTCTGACCGGACTGCAATACACGCTGCTTCTCGCGGTAATCGGAGTCATCTGCGGCTTCGTGCTCGGGATCGTTGTTGCCCTGCTGCGGATGTCAAGCTTCAGAGTGCTTCGCTGGATCGCCGCCGCCTGGGTGGAATTTCTGCGCGGAACGCCGATGCTTGTGCAATTGTTTATTATTCACTACGGTCTTCCTTCAATCGGTCTTGAGTTTACCGCGATCGAGTCGGGGGCGATAACTCTTACAATTAACAGCTCAGCCTATCTTGCCGAAATATTCCGGGCAGGCATTCAGGGCGTGGACCGCGGACAGTCGGAAGCGTCGCGTTCACTCGGGATGACGCAGGCGATGACCATGCGCTATATTATTCTCCCGCAGGCGCTGAAGAATGTGCTCCCGGCGATAGGCAACGAGTTCATTACCATTATCAAAGAATCGTCCATTGTCGGTATGATCGGAGCGATGGATCTGCTGTTTCAAGCCAGAACCATTACCACGATTACCTATGACGGGCTGACGCCGCTGCTGGTTATCGCTCTGATGTATTTTATTCTGACATTTACATTATCCAAGGTGCTTGGCAGACTGGAAAGGAGATGGAGCGCCGGTGATCACCGTTAA
- a CDS encoding transporter substrate-binding domain-containing protein, whose protein sequence is MNKWIKMSMGMLLAVSLLSGCGQDKANTGTEANGGNTGTAAKKTLTLGTSADFPPYEFHKVVEGKDTIVGFDIDIAKEIASDMGAELVIKDLPFDSLLNELSSGRVDMVISGLSPTPERAKQIDLSDIYYKAEQAVVVREADKDKFSTMESLKGAKIGIQTGSIQEDIAKGIEGAQLTSLAKISDIVLQLQSNRVDASIMEGPVAKSFVKNVKGLTITDAKPEVEDDGYVIGVKKGNSELLTQINKTLGELNSAGKIEEYVTKAAELAESK, encoded by the coding sequence ATGAACAAATGGATCAAAATGTCTATGGGGATGCTGCTCGCGGTAAGCCTTCTTTCGGGTTGCGGCCAGGACAAGGCCAATACCGGAACTGAAGCTAACGGAGGCAATACAGGCACGGCGGCGAAGAAAACGTTGACACTTGGAACAAGCGCCGACTTTCCGCCATACGAATTCCACAAGGTGGTAGAGGGTAAAGATACGATCGTCGGTTTTGACATTGATATTGCCAAGGAGATCGCATCGGATATGGGCGCGGAGCTGGTCATTAAGGACCTGCCGTTTGACTCGCTGCTGAACGAGCTGTCCAGCGGTAGAGTGGATATGGTCATTTCGGGTCTCAGTCCGACTCCGGAAAGAGCCAAACAAATCGATCTGTCCGACATTTATTATAAAGCCGAGCAGGCCGTTGTGGTTCGCGAAGCCGACAAGGATAAATTCAGCACGATGGAATCCCTGAAGGGCGCTAAGATCGGCATTCAGACCGGTTCCATTCAGGAAGATATCGCCAAAGGAATTGAGGGGGCGCAGCTGACTTCGCTCGCTAAAATTTCCGATATCGTGCTCCAGCTGCAATCGAACCGTGTCGATGCTTCCATTATGGAAGGGCCGGTAGCCAAATCTTTTGTAAAAAATGTGAAGGGTCTGACCATTACCGACGCGAAGCCGGAAGTCGAAGATGACGGTTACGTCATCGGGGTCAAGAAGGGCAACTCAGAGCTGCTGACACAGATCAACAAGACTCTGGGCGAGCTGAACTCTGCTGGAAAGATCGAAGAGTATGTAACGAAGGCGGCCGAGCTGGCCGAGAGCAAGTAA